A stretch of DNA from Planococcus antarcticus DSM 14505:
TCATCAATGGAATCCCATGGTCCGGGAAGAGTATCCTTTATAGACAATGAAATTCGTTCTGAATCACGGTCAACAGACAGTACTTTTACTGTGACTTCCTGTCCTTCCGTCACCACGTCAGAAACCTTTTCCACATGTTCATGTGATAACTGAGAAATATGGACTAACCCATCCACTCCTCCAATATCAACAAAAGCGCCAAAAGAAGCGATGCGCTGCACTTTTCCTTTTAACTCGTCCCCGGCATGGATTTTTTCCATAACTTGAACTTTCTGCGACTCTTTTTCTTTCTCAATAACTGCTCTGTGAGAAAGAATCAGACGATTATTTTCTTTTTCCATTTCGACAATTTTAAACGTTAATGTCTTTCCCTTATAATCTTCGAACGACTCAACAAAATAATCCTCCACTAAAGAAGCTGGAACAAATCCGCGCACGCCCAAATCTACTACTAGGCCGCCTTTCACGACATCTTTTACTTCAGCTTCGATGATCTCGCCCGATTCGAATTTTTTCTCTAGTTCGTCCCAAGCCTGTTCGGCATCGACTTTGCGTTTGGATAAAACAAAATTTTCATCTTCCACTTTTGTGATGATCAAATCCAGTTCATCTCCAACCTCAACGGAGTCTGATGCTTTTTCGATATGCAAGCTCGATAATTCACTAATGGGTATAATGCCATCAAAAGGCGCCCCTTCAATTGTTACAGTTACAGCTTTTTCTTCTATTTTTGCCACTTTTCCTTTTACGCGATCTCCTGTTTGGAAGTCACGGTTTTCCATCATATTCGTTTCCTCTGACATAAGTAGCCCTCCTTCACAAACTATCCATCTTCTATTTTATTCGAATTCTCTAATAAAAACAAAAATTATCGCTTATTTCCATTGTTGTCGTCAAGAATTTTCTGAATACTGAACATAATAGCTTCAGTCACTTCATCCACTGAAGCTTTTTGTTCGCGGAACGGTTCCATCCGAATCGGTTCGCCGTAAATTACCCTTACTTTCCGAAACGCCTTATAGGGTCCAATAATGGCACAAGGCATAACATCTGCATTGCCGCGTAATGCAAAGAATCCTGCTCCGCTGAGCCCTTTTTTTAATACGCCGTCTGTAGAACGTGTTCCTTCAGGAAACAGCCCTACAACTTCTCCGCTTTTTAAAATCTTCAGCGCAGTGCGCAAAGCCTCGCGGTCGCTCATCCCACGCTTTACGGGAAAAGCGTTTACTTTAGGCAACAATGGCCCAAGAATAGGTGCTTTGAACAGCTCTTCTTTAGCCATAAAATGAACAGTTCTTGGAGCTGTCATTCCCACAACCGGAGGATCAAGTGCATGGATATGGTTGGAGCACAGAAGAATGCCCCCTTCTTTCGGAAAGTTTTCAGCTCCGATTACTTCAAAGCGATATAAAGGGCTTAATACTGTTTTCACAAGTCCTTTGCCAAATGCGTATAAATTCACTTTACAGCAACCTTTCTTCAGCAAGTTTTAGTATTTCTTGTGCCGCCTGAGCAATTGTTAAATCAGTAGTATCAATGAAAATTGCGTCATCTGCTTGGCGTAGCGGGGAGACTATGCGTTCGCTGTCCATCTTATCTCGTTTCGCGATTTCAGCTTGAAGCTCCTCGAGCGGCGTCAAGATATTCCTTTTTTTATTTTCCTCAAACCTTCTTCTTGCCCGCTCCTCGACGGATGCTGACATGAACACTTTTAGTGCAGCTTCGGGCAGGACATGGGTTCCAATATCCCGTCCATCCATGACTACTCCGCGCCCATCAGCTAATTGCTGTTGCAGCTCGACCATACGTTGTCTCACTTGTTCATGCGCGGCCATCTCTGATACTGCCTTTGTGACATGCTGCGAACGAATCGCTTCTGTGACATCTTTTTTATCAAGAAAAACCAACTGACCGTCTCCTGAAGGCTGCAAATCAATTTCTGTTTTCGATAATAATTGGCCAGCTTCATCATTACTGGCCATATTGATTCCTTCTGTTAAAGCTTTCAATGTGATTGCTCGGTACATAGCGCCGGTATCGATATAGATGTAGCTCAGCTTTTCCGCTACGATTTTCGCTATCGTACTTTTTCCCGCAGCTGCTGGTCCATCGATTGCTATTTGTATCGGTTTCGTCAAAATAGTCACCTCATCATATGTATTCATCATATTTTAACATAAGAAAAGCGCAAGTGCCCTTGTAGATTCGACGGTCATAAGATGCTCTTGTGAAGCCGTTTTTTCTGTCGCATGGCCAGAGTAGCTTACGACTCTAGGAACCGGACGCTGGAGACTGGACACTGTTCGAAAAGCAAAAAGCTATACTTTTTTAAACAAAAAAAAGTCTTTATGCATAAGACTTTTTTCTTTAAATATTCATTTCATTCACTTGAATCCACTAATGGATTGTGATCATGATAATGCGTCAGGGAAAGTTGATGGGCCTGCTTTACTTTCCGAAGACCGAACCACCAAAGGAACAGCATGAAAGGAATGGCTCCATACATAATATTATCGTATAAATATAAACTTGAGTTATAAGCAAAGTGAAGAATCACTGAGCTTGCAATTGCCCAGCCAATCCAACGCCAGCGCTTACTGCTGTTGCTGAACTTTGCCTTGCCGAAATAGTAGCCCATGACTACGCCAAACAAAGCGTGGCTTGATACTGGCAGGAAGGCACGTAAGAATGCGGTCTGCAGTCCAAACTCTAACAAATACAAAATATTCTCGACTGTCGCAAACCCTAAAGAGACACTGGCACCATAAAGGATACCATCATATGGATCTTCAAAGTCGACATGACGATAGACCGCAATCAACAACACCAGCCATTTGAAAAATTCTTCCACAACACTGGAAAAGAGTATGTTTTGTGCAAAGTTATTGCTAAAGACGCCTTCAGCATCGAATACATATTGGACAAAAAGAATTGGGAAAGTCAGAGCAGCTCCGTATAAAAAACTTTGGAACAACAGCCTTGAAGGTTCACCTGCAAATTGGTCGCGTAAATACAAGTAACTGAAAAGTGCTAAGCTCGGGGCAATTGCTACAGTTAATAGAATGATCATATGCCTACCCCTTTGTTTGTATTACAGTTAGTGTAGCATGTTTATCTGCGTTATTTTCAGCTTTCCTGAACCCTCTCAGGCGATTTTTTACCTGTCAAAAGCATCTACTTGTATGGCCTCATTGGCAGATAATAAAACCGATAGTTTAATGCGTGCTTTTTTGCTGTCATAGTCACTGCCGAGAATGACACCGCGAGTCAACAAGTCGTGCGCGCTGCCTGGGTAACTGTAAGCTGGATATGTATTGCCTTCTTCAGCACTAGTCGTCAAAACGACTGGGATTCCTTGTCTTATTGCATGATCGACCGACTCTACCATATGAGGAGATACTTGTCCTCTGCCTGCCGCTTCTAGGACAATCCCTTTGCAAGGGCCGGAAACCAGCATATCAATCAAATAACCATCCTGTCCCGAATGACATTTGATAATATCCACTCGTGGCAATGGCCCATTGACCGTGTGTACTTCATGCATCACTGGCTTTTGGTAGACCCGCACTGTGTCATTATCAATAATGCCAAGATAGCCATGCCCAAATGAATCGAAGCCTTGCAGATTGCTAGAATGCACTTTTTTGACGTATTTCGCACTGTAAATTCTTTCGTTAAAGACGACGACTGCTCCTATCCCCCTCAAACTATGATCTACTGCTACATAAATCGAATTACGCAGATTGGAATAGACATCGGTTCCGACTTCCTCAGGGGAACGTTGTGAGCCTGTAATGACCACTGTTCGGTCATCGTCAATTGTTAGGTCCAGAAAATAGGCAGTTTCTTCTAAAGTATCTGTGCCGTGCGTCACAACAATGCCCTCGACTTCCGGGTCCTGCAGTTCCTGAAGAATCGCTTCTTTAACCGTCAGCATTTGTTCGAAGCCGATATGCATGCTTGGCAATTGGAAAACATCAATTACTTTCACTTCAATTTCTTCCGGAAGCTGGCAGAGCTCAGCTAGTTCTTTCCCCGAGATAGCGCCCGATTTCAATAACCCATTAGAAATTTCTCTACTGGCAATTGTTCCGCCTGTAGTGATCAGTGATACTTTCTTCTTCATAATCAAACTCCCTTTCCTGTTCCGGGTTTTCCGCATTTCATTTCAAAACAAAAAAAAGAAAGCACAATCAAGATGTGCTGAGCTTATAGACAACAAAAATTCATGATATTCAAAAAATGAATACTCATTTTATCGTGTTTATACTGGATTCTGCGCTCCGGATCCTTGATTGACGTGATTATCCGGCTTGTCGGGGTACTTTTTATTGGGAAACGGATTAGCATGCTGCTCCCTTTGATTAGAGCCGCATGCGCCCAACCGGACGGGCCACGAAGACTCCTGTGGGATCAGTAACCTCGCAGGAACCTCGGTGGCGAGGAGGCTGAAGCCTGAGCCCATGGAAAGCGAAGTGACCGGACCGGCTGGGGTTAAATATACACCGCTATTCTTTTTCGTTAGACTTTGTCTAAAGTCTGAGCACAATCAAGATGTGCTTTCTTTTTTTGCAATGGCTTCTGCAATTTGCTGTCCATGAAAGCGCCCATTTTCAATAAAGATTTCATTGGCATTATTGCCTGCTGCAATAACTCCCGCAACATATAGATTATCCACTTCGGTCTCCATCGATTTTTCCTCGAAAAATGGCCGTCCAGAAAGCGGATCGATGGAAATGCCCATTGATTGTAAAAACTGATGGTCTGGATGATAGCCGATCATCGCAAATACAAACTGATTAGGAATCGTTTCTTTTTGATCATTGACTGTCAGCTCTACACTACTGTCCGTAATCTTGTCGACCATCGAATCAAACAACATCGTGATTTCTCCTTTTCTCACCAAGCCATCAAATTCCGGCAATATCCATGGTTTGATGCTCTTAGAATAGCTTGTTCCATGGTAGGACACCGTCACACGGCTTCCTGCCTTATGCAAAGCGAGCGCAGCGTCAACAGCAGAATTTTTGCCGCCGATGACTAATACATCCTGGTCGAAATAAGGATGACCTTCCTTGAAATAATGCATCACCTTCGACAGATTGGCTCCTTCCACTTCGAGCGTGTTGGGCTGGTCGTAATAACCTGTTGCTGCAATTACATACTTAGCCTGGTACCGGCCTTTTGACGTAGTTACTGTAAACAGACCGTCCTTTTCTACTCTCTCCACTGTTTCGAAGGGACGCACTTCGATTCCGCTCCGTTTGACAACTTCGCGGTAATAGACCAGAGCTTGGTTGCGCTTTGGCTTGCGCTCTTCTATGATGAATGGTACATCACCAATCGACAGTTTTTCACTGGTGCTGAAAAAGGTTTGATGCGTCGGGTAATTAAAAATCGCATTGACGACATTGCCTTTTTCGATCACTAAAGGATGGAGGCCGAGTTTCTTTAATTCGATGGCAGCCGATAAACCACAAGGACCACCTCCAATAATTATTGCATCTACATATTCCATTTCAAAACATCTCCTGTATTTGATCCTCAACTAAGCATAATGGATGGATCTATGTTATGACAAATTTCATCTGACCACTTTGGTTTTCGGACGAATGGTCAATACATGATATTCCGCCTGAGCACCAAGTCGTAAATGCAAAGTCGTAGTGCCAAAGCCGTTGCTGATCAGTTCAATTTGTTCCTTTTTCACTTTCATTGAACCTTTTTTAAATAATCCAAATGGTCCGATTCGAATTTGCCCACCATGTGTATGTCCAGCAAGCAGCAAATCTGCTGAAAATACTCCTTTTATTTTCCAAAAATCAAAAGGAGTATGGGAGACAAATAACACTGTATCATGGTCTTTTACGTCTTTAAAAGCATTTCCAAAACCATCTGGCTTATAAGCAAAATGGTCAAGACCGACCAGCTTCAGCTGTTCATTGCCAAACAGCGGCACTGACTGATCATCCAATACAATTACACCAGACTGGTCGAAAATTTTTCTGAGAGATGTCTCATCCACTTCACGGTCATTATTGCCCCACACAAAATAGACCGGTGCATGAGCCATCAATCTTTTGACGTTTTCCGCTACTCGCTCGAGCGGCACTCCTTTTTCCACCAAATCGCCTCCGATTATGACGATATCAACAGGAAAATCGATCAAGTCGGCTTGAATAACTCTTCTGTGAACATCGGCTATAAATAGAAGCTTAAATGGTTCAAACGGCTTGTCTGCAGGCAGTTCAATCGTTTTTTGAACAAGTTTTTCTGAATGGGCGTTTCGTACCATAAAAAGAAGCAGCACTGCAGCTGCCATAACTAAACGAATTATATGTTTCATGTAGGGCTTCCTTCCAAAAGAAGAAAAAAACATAAGCCAGGCTTATGCTTTTTCATCTTGTTCTGCTATTTATCTTCCGCGATATCCAAAACACGGAAGCCAGATTTTTCTAACTCTTTCACAAAACGATCGACATTGTCCTTCTTTTTAATTTTCAAGACAATGCGGCGAACCATTTTATTGGTTTCGTCAAAAGTAACCAAGGAAATGACGGATTCCTTGTATTTTTCAATAATTTCCCCCAGCCGGCCAATTCGGCCTTCTGACTCCACTGATGTGAACGTGATACGGTAGCCTGGCTGATTCATTCCAAAAGCACTCTGCAATTGGTTGACAATATCAAATCGAGTTACAATTCCTAAAAACTGGTGGTTTTCAACAACTGCAATAATCGGGAAATCATTTAGTTCAACCAATGCTTTTTCATAAACGTCATCAATATTTAAATAAATTTTCTCATTCACCATCACGTCGCTGATCTTAGTCGAATTAACAAAGTCTTCATTCGATTTTCCAGAATAGAAAAATGCTCGGTATGCATGGTACCAAGTAAAGATCCCTTTGTATTCCGTTCCTTCAACCACCGGTAATGCATCAATCGAGTGCTTTTCAAGCAAGTCAAAACCAACTTGTACAGAATCTTCCATTTTAACTGTAAAACATTTTTCTCTTTTAACCATCGCACTTTTAACAAACATCTGCTCGCCCCACTTTCTGATTTCTTACTGTTATTCCCTGTCTCTCCACTCACTAATCAACAAAATCGGCTATGGCAAAATCAAGGATTGTCCTGGACTGATGCTATTTGAACTCAAGCCGTTTGCCTGTTTGATTTTTTCAACAGCTGCTGCCGCTCCTGCTGCTCCGTAGTTATTAACTGCAATGCGGTAGAGCGTTTCACTGGATTGTACGACATATGTTTTACCAGAGGCGCTCGATGCTTCCTCTTTTTTCTCAGCTTCAGCTTTTGCTTTTGCTTCTTTTTTGGACTGTGCATCCGCCACTGCCTGAGCTTCTGCTTTGGCTTCTGCTTTGGCTTCTGCTTCAGCTTTTTCCTGTGCTTGCGCTGCAGCAGCATCAGCTTCGGCATCAGCTTCGGCATCGACTTTTGCTTTTGCTTCGGCTTTTGCGACAGCATCAGCTTCCGCTTGTTCAGCTGCTTCTTTTTCTGCAGCAACTTTGTCTTTTTTAGCCTGTTCTTCTTCTGCAGCTACTTTGTCTTTTTTGACTTGTTCTTGTTGTTCTTTTTCTTCGTCAGCCACAGCAACAGAAGTGCTCGATGGCTGGGAATTCATCTCGAAACTCACTTCGTTTTCTGCGGGTTTGGCTGTCAACGAATCGTCGGGTTCAAATAAGAAAGCTACATAAATCAGCAAAGAAACCGGTATTAATATGAAAATAAAAAATAACGTAGGCATCAGGAGACTTTTGCTTTTTTTAGCCTTAGGCTTTTGTGCCTGTCTCTGAGCTGCTCTGGACAACGCCGAATTTTTGTCCGCCGATACTTCCTGTCGATTCTTTTCAATCGACTCATGATAACTATAATTCCCCATACATGACTACCCCTATCTGTACTAATATCTCTATTATGACGAAAAAAGGCTCATTTGTAAATGACAGTTAATGAGATTGTTATATGGGTAATATTACATGCAAACGCTCTTGCCACTCAAGTGTTATCTGCTTTTCTTTTGAGTGCATAAAAGCTTCAAAAACGTCATAATCAATCCCATCGTTAGCACAACAGTTTTCAGGTTTGTCTACAAGCTGCTGATCAAAGCATTGAATAATATAACTGCGAAGACATCCTTCGAGTCCAATTAATTCACGAATTTTTAATACTTGTAGTCTTTTACCATTCCTTAAAAGCTCCATCTGCTTAATGACGCCTTCCATAGGCAATTGTGTCATCCAGTAAGCAACTACTCGAAACGCCGTCTCTCTTACGATTCCTTGCTCAATGATATGCGTTGCAGCAACGCCGTAACGGTATACTGCCTCTATTTCATGTTGTGTCGGCAAATCATCCATCACCAAGCTTTCGAGCAGCGCCTCATCGCCTTGTGCATACAACAGCGTAGCCAAAGACGGTTCACCATCCCGTCCTGCTCTGCCTACTTCTTGGACATAGCCTTCTATGGAAGTCGGCAATTGAAAGTGGATGACGTGACGAATATTCGGAATATGCACACCCATACCAAAGGCATTTGTTGAACAAATCCATTGCAATTCTCCATTCTGAAATTGTTGCTGGACAAAGACACGGTCCTGGTGCTCCATTCCACCATGATAAAATGCTGCTGAAATTCCTTGCTCCGTTAAAAGCATAGAGAGTTCCTGGGACTTTTTTCTTGTACCCGCATAAATAATTCCAGGACCACTGAATTTTCGAATAAATCCTTTTATAAACTCAATTTTATCTCGACTGTCATCAAATTTCTTTAGATCAAAAACAATATTTTTTCTATCCATAGGATGGCTATAAACATAAGGCTCCTTCAGCGCAAGGTATTTTTTTATTTCTTCAGTAACCTTATCTGTTGCAGTCGCAGTCAATGCCAACACCTGAGGGAAGTTCAAAACAGGCAAAACCTCAGAAATCCGAAGGTAATCCGGCCTGAAATCAAATCCCCATTGAGAAATGCAATGTGCTTCATCAGCAACTAGCAAAGATATTTTTATCTGTTGCAGTTTTTTTTTGACAAAAGGCTGGACGAGCATTTCCGGAGAAATAAAAATATACTTATAAGAACTGAGTGTATTCCAAATTTTCTCTTTATCTTCCGGCTTTAGAAATGAGTTGATCGCGACAACCGACTTCTCGCCCATTTTTTTTAATTGAGCCACTTGATCCTGCATCAATGACAACAAGGGAGAAACGATCAAAATACTATCCGGCAAAACTTTCGCTGGCAGCTGATAGCAGATTGATTTCCCCATTCCAGTCGGCAGCAGCGCAATGACATCTTCACCAGCCAATACCTGTTCGATGATTTCCCGCTGTCCTGGGCGAAACGAAGAAAATCCGTAGGCAGAATACAGTAATTTTTCTAAATTCATCATTGGTCCTCCCTAATCGACAGAGCCATTCGGATTTGAAAATAACTGGCTTCCGGCAGTTGCTCTTTTATTTCCCGCAGTCTTTTTGTGTCTCTCCGCCGGCTTTCAGCAATAATCGCCTCGTAAAGAGCCGAATTTAAAAAAGGCGTGTAGTTGAAATATGGATCGTTCATTGCCAGTTCCACAAAATGATCCTCGATGGTACTGGTCTTTAGTTGGCGAAGCGAAGCAATCTGTTCGAGTGAAAATCCTTTGTCGAATAATTTTTCTGTGCGCTGGGCTGTTTCTGTCAAAGAGGATTCCTGGATGATGCCTTCCATTAGACCTAAGAGCATCGGTGGTTTAGACTGTTCTATTATTGCCATCCAGCCGTGCAAGGCTTCTACAACCATTAATTGAACATCCAAGAGCGACAAGTTTTTCGAATCTGCAATTTGCTGCCATGTTAATCCGCTCAACCCAGATCCTGTTAAACGTTCCATAATGATCATTTTATGGGTTTCAGAAACCTCAGTATCGGTTAATGTACTTAAAAGCTCTTCTTTAAAGGCTTGTGCTACCGCCAAATCGCGAAACCCAATCCGCTTTAAATATTTTTTCACCCAACTCTGTATTTCTTCATTACCGACAATGGGATCAAAGATTTTTTCCTGCTGGCTGATATGAGAAAAAGTTTGAACAATTAGTGACAAGCGGTTAAAAAAAAGATTTTCGTTACCACGGTATTTCCAGCCATTCAGCGATGAAGCAGCAATGTCTAAATCAATCGCTTTTTGGGACAATTCGAGCACTTGTTCATTGACCACTAGATAGCTTTGTGAAAATAAGTGTCGAACCGCTTGATCATAGGCTTTCTTATCCAATTTCGGTAGCACGCCAAAATAAGGATACAAGCTGAAATAGCCAATATCCTGTATAGTTTGTCCAGACTTCTTTCCTTTAATCAAATGATATGGAGAAGAGATAGTCCGCTGCCGGTTGACGGCCTTCATAATGGCCAAAATGAGTTCGGTGAATAACAAGCTTGTGCCCCCTAGCGGTTTTGGGTTGAAAAAATACTCAAACACCTTTAGAATAAATACGATAGCCTAACTGAACTTGTTCGGAGATAAAGGAGAGGAAAACATTATGGCTAAGTATACCATTGTCGACAAGGATACTTGCATCGCTTGTGGTGCTTGTGGTGCAGCTGCACCTGATATTTACGATTACGATGACGAAGGAATCGCTTTTGTTATTTTAGATAATAACATGGGAACAGAACAAGTTCCAGATGAACTCGAAGAAGACATGGAAGATGCATTTGAAGGCTGTCCAACAGATTCCATCAAAGTTGCAGACACATCTTTTGAAGGCGATCCTTTAAAATACGAAGACTGATCCAAATAAAAAAGGCGTTCGGCAGTGATAAACTGCCGAACGTCTTTTTTATGATAAATAATAGGAACGCTGCTTTTCGATCCACGTGTGCATACTGCTGAACATTAGCAGCACGACTGCAGTCAAGAGCAGGCCTTTGATTAAGTTAAACGGTAAAATTCCCAGAACGATGGTTCCGAATAACACACTGCCTGTCTCAGCTGGCATGTTAAGGAAATAAGTGTACATCGGCAGAAACACCAAGTAATTTAAAATACTCATGCCGATTGCCATAGTCAATGTTCCAAAAGCCAATCCAAAAATCATCCCTTTTTTAGTTGCTACTTTGTGGTAGATGAAATAAACTGGCAAAATAAACAACAGGCTTGTCACAAAATTAGCCATATGGCCAACCGGAACTCCTGTAGGACTTCCTGCAAAAAGCCAATCCAGTACATTCTTAAAGAATGCCACTAAAATCCCTGCTACTGGACCCATCGTAATCGCCGCAATCAATGCAGGTACATCACTAAAATCCACTTTCAAAAAAGCTGGTAAAGCTGGCAGTGGAAAGTTGAAAAGCATCAATATAAACGAAATACTGCTTAACATCCCAATAACGATCATCGTTTGCAGCTTCTTGTTCTTCATATTCCTCTCTCCTTGTCGTGATTCACCAGAAGAAAGGCTTGGACTCGCATTTACATATAAAAACCCTTAAGCACCAAGTACTTAAGGGAGAAAAGGCACACTTAAAAAGCGTTGCGTTTACATGTAAACGACAAACGTCCGCACCTTCACCTTCTCCCATCCAGACTATACTGTCGGCTTTGGAGTTACACCAAATCCTGCGTTTTACGGCTCGCGGGCTTATGAACAGAGTTCAATTACCGCCGGTAGGGACTTGCACCCTGCCCCGAAGATGAATCGATATTTTGTTATAGCCTAATCGTAGTATAAAAAAGAAGCGTTGTAAACAAATTTGTTTACAACGCTTCTTTTCCTCATTCCAAAGACCACTCTAGCAAGTTAGGTGCTACTGGAACTGGCAGTGGCTGGCTGAAGTCAAATCCGTTCCAACTCTCAGGCTGTAGCCCTATGACTTCCACTTTCTTCCCAAACGTATCAGCGGTCAACGCAAAACTTTCTATCATTCGAATCGTTTCCAAAGTGTCCAGCGAATTCAGATCAAGTGCATCCTCAAATTCAACTTGTACAAGGTCTTGCGTCTCAGAAACTTGATAATCCACATTTTTCGGGACTGTTGGCCCGTAAAAATCGCTCGGGCTTTCAGTAAGTCCCCCTATGGCTTCACTCGCTGAAGTGAGCGGCATATCGTACCCAGGAACAAGATAAACATCTCCATTTGAAGAAGTGAATGAATAATAGGCAATGTCTTCCTGAGCCGGAATAATCGGCTCAACAGGACCGATTTCAGAAAACCCAGCGGCTGAACCATCTTCATTGGCCACTTCAATTTCTGACACGTCTGAAAATGTCTCTGAAAGAGTATTGAAATAAACTCCAATACTGGCAGAAGCCATATCGTATTGGTGATCCTGAGGCAGCATGTGGCGAATGCCTTGCGCCGTTTTCTCCAAAGTTCCAACATACGGATGGTACTCATCAAAACCTAGCTGTGTTTCATCGATTTCGTCTGCGTATTCCTTATACAGATCAAGCGATGATGGAGTTTTATCTCCAAATGCAGCTTCTACCTGATCACTTGGAATCAGAAAGGAGACCGGTACAACAACTGCATTTTCTGTCAACCCGATGGTCATCAATGTCTGATTGCCGATAGTTTCATCGTAAACTGCCGTTCTTACTGGTTCTTCTACTTGTGCTATCGAGAACTGGCCCGACTCTCCAGTTCCGGATTCTTCAGCATCAGGCAGACTTTCCAACTCTTCGTTCTCTTGATCCTCAGTTGTTGCAGTTGATTCTGTGCTTGAATCTGATTGATTTTGAGTGGTATCAATGCCAAGTTGACTAATGATGGAGGCAACCAATATTCCAACTGTAATAAATGCCAATGCAGCTACCAACAATGGCAGCCACTTTTTGGGACGTTTTTGGACTTTTTGTTTCTTGGCCAAGCGATTGTAAACTTCTTCTTTAGGCCGATTATCTTTGATTGCGGGGAAATCCTTTAACAAATCTTCGATGGATTCATCGGTCCATTTGTTATTCGGCATTTTCATCTCCCCCTTCCTTCGCTTTTAATTTTTCACGCAAGGCTTTGATTGCGCGATGCTGTGTCGTTTTCACTTTTCCTTCTGTCCAACCTAAAACATCTGC
This window harbors:
- a CDS encoding helix-turn-helix domain-containing protein produces the protein MLFTELILAIMKAVNRQRTISSPYHLIKGKKSGQTIQDIGYFSLYPYFGVLPKLDKKAYDQAVRHLFSQSYLVVNEQVLELSQKAIDLDIAASSLNGWKYRGNENLFFNRLSLIVQTFSHISQQEKIFDPIVGNEEIQSWVKKYLKRIGFRDLAVAQAFKEELLSTLTDTEVSETHKMIIMERLTGSGLSGLTWQQIADSKNLSLLDVQLMVVEALHGWMAIIEQSKPPMLLGLMEGIIQESSLTETAQRTEKLFDKGFSLEQIASLRQLKTSTIEDHFVELAMNDPYFNYTPFLNSALYEAIIAESRRRDTKRLREIKEQLPEASYFQIRMALSIREDQ
- a CDS encoding ECF transporter S component; the encoded protein is MKNKKLQTMIVIGMLSSISFILMLFNFPLPALPAFLKVDFSDVPALIAAITMGPVAGILVAFFKNVLDWLFAGSPTGVPVGHMANFVTSLLFILPVYFIYHKVATKKGMIFGLAFGTLTMAIGMSILNYLVFLPMYTYFLNMPAETGSVLFGTIVLGILPFNLIKGLLLTAVVLLMFSSMHTWIEKQRSYYLS
- a CDS encoding ferredoxin, translated to MAKYTIVDKDTCIACGACGAAAPDIYDYDDEGIAFVILDNNMGTEQVPDELEEDMEDAFEGCPTDSIKVADTSFEGDPLKYED
- a CDS encoding RecQ family ATP-dependent DNA helicase — encoded protein: MMNLEKLLYSAYGFSSFRPGQREIIEQVLAGEDVIALLPTGMGKSICYQLPAKVLPDSILIVSPLLSLMQDQVAQLKKMGEKSVVAINSFLKPEDKEKIWNTLSSYKYIFISPEMLVQPFVKKKLQQIKISLLVADEAHCISQWGFDFRPDYLRISEVLPVLNFPQVLALTATATDKVTEEIKKYLALKEPYVYSHPMDRKNIVFDLKKFDDSRDKIEFIKGFIRKFSGPGIIYAGTRKKSQELSMLLTEQGISAAFYHGGMEHQDRVFVQQQFQNGELQWICSTNAFGMGVHIPNIRHVIHFQLPTSIEGYVQEVGRAGRDGEPSLATLLYAQGDEALLESLVMDDLPTQHEIEAVYRYGVAATHIIEQGIVRETAFRVVAYWMTQLPMEGVIKQMELLRNGKRLQVLKIRELIGLEGCLRSYIIQCFDQQLVDKPENCCANDGIDYDVFEAFMHSKEKQITLEWQERLHVILPI